Proteins co-encoded in one Nonlabens agnitus genomic window:
- a CDS encoding aminoacyl-histidine dipeptidase: MSELVRSLEPLTLWNHFADLNAVPRPSKKEERIRQFMVDFAKTLNLVVLQDDIGNVIIKKPASPGMEDRKTVILQSHLDMVHQKNNDTQFDFDTQGIEMEVKTDRVTAKGTTLGADNGIGVAAIMAILSSRNVAHPPIEALFTIDEETGMTGAKQLDKTILTGQILLNLDTEEDDEIDIGCAGGIDITGTKTYTLESLDSDFVTKKLTVKGLKGGHSGMDIHKGLGNANKIITRLMDAMQKKGVVHLQEFQGGSLRNAIPREAVSVVRFRESELENIMASFERCKSAIEKEYQSLEPNLSISIEDAASKEVLNGEDSKHLIYMILGIQNGVYRWSPDFEDLVEASNNLARIQLSDGQLEVACLTRSSVESVKDDLKATVRGVMELNDLDVVFSGDYPGWEPRQDSEILNVATSIYTDLFTQEPRVVACHAGLECGILGERYPDLDMISFGPNIRGAHSPDEYVEIRSVQKFWKYLLEILKNVPKI; encoded by the coding sequence ATGAGTGAGTTGGTACGCAGTTTAGAACCCTTGACGTTATGGAACCATTTTGCAGATTTAAATGCCGTTCCTAGACCATCAAAGAAAGAAGAAAGAATAAGGCAATTCATGGTTGATTTTGCCAAAACATTGAACCTAGTTGTCCTGCAGGATGATATAGGTAATGTAATCATTAAAAAACCAGCAAGTCCAGGAATGGAAGATCGCAAAACGGTGATCCTTCAATCTCACCTGGACATGGTGCATCAAAAGAATAATGATACCCAGTTTGATTTTGACACTCAAGGCATCGAGATGGAAGTCAAAACAGACCGAGTTACCGCAAAAGGTACCACGCTAGGAGCAGATAACGGCATAGGCGTCGCTGCTATTATGGCCATCCTATCTTCAAGAAATGTGGCTCATCCACCTATAGAAGCCTTGTTTACCATTGATGAAGAAACCGGTATGACAGGCGCCAAACAATTAGACAAAACTATCCTAACAGGTCAGATTCTGTTGAATCTGGATACTGAAGAGGATGACGAGATCGACATAGGATGTGCCGGTGGTATCGACATCACAGGTACCAAAACTTATACCTTAGAAAGTCTGGACTCAGACTTTGTAACAAAAAAGCTCACCGTCAAAGGTCTTAAAGGCGGCCATAGTGGTATGGACATCCATAAGGGATTGGGAAATGCCAACAAAATCATCACCCGATTGATGGACGCCATGCAGAAAAAAGGAGTGGTCCACTTGCAGGAATTTCAAGGTGGTAGTTTAAGAAATGCCATACCTAGGGAAGCGGTTAGTGTGGTTCGCTTTCGCGAAAGCGAACTAGAAAACATCATGGCTTCATTTGAAAGATGTAAGTCAGCTATTGAAAAAGAGTATCAATCGCTGGAACCTAATTTATCCATCAGTATCGAGGATGCTGCCAGTAAAGAGGTTTTGAATGGTGAAGACAGCAAACATTTAATCTACATGATTCTGGGTATTCAAAATGGTGTCTATCGATGGAGTCCGGACTTTGAAGATCTAGTTGAGGCCAGCAATAACCTAGCTCGCATCCAACTGAGCGATGGACAACTTGAAGTGGCTTGTCTAACCAGATCATCAGTAGAGAGTGTGAAAGACGACCTGAAAGCCACGGTGCGTGGTGTCATGGAATTAAATGATCTAGATGTTGTCTTTTCTGGAGATTATCCAGGTTGGGAACCTAGACAAGATAGCGAAATCCTCAATGTGGCTACCAGTATCTACACAGACCTATTTACACAAGAACCTAGAGTGGTGGCCTGTCACGCCGGTCTGGAATGCGGGATTTTAGGAGAACGTTATCCAGATCTGGACATGATTTCTTTCGGTCCTAATATTAGAGGTGCACACAGTCCAGATGAATACGTAGAAATACGATCCGTTCAGAAATTCTGGAAGTACCTACTGGAGATCTTGAAAAACGTGCCAAAAATATAA
- the mnmD gene encoding tRNA (5-methylaminomethyl-2-thiouridine)(34)-methyltransferase MnmD — MKREIMTTGDGSKTIHMPDLNEQYHSKHGALQEARHVFIKMGLEHCLEQYPELSELHILEYGFGTGLNALLTAVYETPVKILYTGMEAFPVTIEEIDAMDYGSLIEEELLFKSIHQASWDENEAISDRFQLVKKQMTFESVAFENQFDLVYFDAFGPRTQPELWELSIFQAAFKALKNSGVLVTYCAAGQVRRNLQEAGFHVERLPGPPGKREMLRATKA; from the coding sequence GTGAAACGAGAAATCATGACCACAGGCGATGGTTCCAAAACCATCCACATGCCTGATCTTAATGAACAATACCATTCTAAACACGGCGCGCTTCAAGAGGCGCGCCATGTGTTTATAAAAATGGGGTTGGAGCATTGCCTAGAGCAGTATCCAGAGCTTAGCGAGCTTCATATTTTAGAATATGGCTTTGGAACGGGATTGAATGCTTTGCTAACTGCGGTATATGAAACACCAGTGAAGATTCTTTACACGGGAATGGAAGCATTTCCTGTGACTATTGAAGAAATTGACGCCATGGATTATGGTTCCTTGATTGAAGAGGAGCTGTTATTCAAATCCATCCATCAAGCTTCATGGGATGAGAACGAGGCCATTTCAGATAGATTTCAATTGGTTAAAAAACAAATGACCTTTGAATCGGTAGCATTTGAAAATCAATTTGATCTTGTCTATTTTGATGCCTTCGGGCCACGAACCCAGCCAGAATTGTGGGAACTCAGTATTTTTCAAGCAGCGTTTAAAGCGTTAAAGAATAGTGGTGTCTTGGTAACCTATTGTGCTGCCGGCCAGGTAAGACGCAATTTGCAAGAAGCTGGATTTCATGTAGAACGATTGCCTGGACCACCAGGAAAACGCGAAATGCTAAGAGCTACAAAAGCATAA
- a CDS encoding DUF4920 domain-containing protein: MKHLFALFFITLTIVGCRDAQENDETPAVNEDQLEEVAFTNYGDDVTADSYIKSGDLTYLFSQLKPNDTVKVKVRTVINEVCAKKGCWIEVPVGDDQSARVTFKDYGFFLPKNSQGKEVVLSGKAFKSVTSVEDARHYAMDGGKSQEEIDAITEDQITLSIVADGALVETYEGADVFVPAPAEESE, encoded by the coding sequence ATGAAACATTTATTTGCTCTATTTTTTATCACATTGACAATAGTGGGTTGTCGTGATGCCCAAGAAAATGATGAAACACCAGCGGTGAATGAAGACCAGCTAGAAGAAGTAGCTTTTACCAATTATGGAGATGACGTGACTGCAGACTCCTACATCAAGTCTGGAGACCTTACCTATTTGTTTTCTCAATTGAAACCCAATGATACGGTGAAAGTTAAAGTGCGTACGGTGATCAACGAAGTATGTGCCAAAAAAGGTTGTTGGATTGAAGTGCCTGTGGGCGACGATCAATCAGCTAGAGTTACTTTTAAGGATTACGGATTCTTTTTGCCTAAAAACAGTCAAGGAAAAGAAGTAGTGCTTTCAGGAAAAGCTTTCAAAAGCGTGACCAGTGTAGAAGATGCTAGACATTATGCGATGGACGGTGGTAAAAGCCAGGAAGAAATTGACGCTATTACTGAAGATCAAATTACCTTAAGCATCGTTGCCGATGGCGCTTTGGTAGAAACCTATGAAGGTGCAGACGTTTTTGTGCCAGCTCCAGCAGAAGAATCAGAATAA
- a CDS encoding branched-chain amino acid aminotransferase — protein sequence MNHTHQIAIDKVRNSKLDSTDFENLTFGKTFTDHMLECTWKDGSWSTVEIKPYGPIMVEPSCKVFHYGQAIFEGMKAFKDENDDVFLFRPEDNWIRFNASAKRLAMPEVPEDVFMDGLKELVNLDRDWVRHGDGLSLYLRPFMIASENGVAAAPATEYKFMIVMSPARSYYRGDVRVVIATEYSRAADGGIGYAKAAGNYAASFYPNSLAIQEGYQQIIWTDAATHEYLEEAGTMNIFVRIGDKLLTAPHNDRILNGVTRRSIIQIAKDMGIDVEERRVSINEINEAAKNGELKELFGSGTAAVVVPIKGYKHHDYTFELPELENSYSNQFKKALVDIQYNRAPDQHGWRVKI from the coding sequence ATGAATCACACTCACCAAATTGCTATTGACAAAGTTCGGAATTCTAAACTTGATTCCACTGATTTTGAGAACCTAACTTTTGGTAAAACCTTTACGGACCATATGCTCGAGTGCACCTGGAAGGATGGTAGCTGGAGTACCGTTGAAATAAAACCTTACGGACCTATCATGGTAGAACCTAGTTGCAAGGTCTTTCATTACGGTCAGGCAATTTTTGAAGGAATGAAAGCTTTTAAGGATGAGAATGATGATGTCTTTCTTTTCCGTCCAGAAGATAACTGGATACGATTCAACGCCAGTGCCAAAAGACTTGCCATGCCAGAAGTACCAGAAGATGTATTTATGGATGGGCTTAAAGAGCTGGTCAATCTTGATCGAGATTGGGTACGCCACGGCGATGGTTTGTCCCTTTATTTGAGACCTTTTATGATTGCTAGTGAGAACGGTGTTGCCGCAGCTCCAGCAACAGAATATAAATTTATGATCGTAATGTCTCCCGCTAGATCCTACTATCGTGGTGATGTGCGCGTTGTCATTGCTACAGAGTATTCTAGAGCAGCAGATGGTGGTATAGGTTATGCAAAAGCTGCCGGTAATTATGCAGCTAGTTTTTACCCCAATAGCCTCGCGATTCAAGAAGGTTATCAACAAATCATCTGGACAGACGCTGCTACCCATGAATATCTGGAAGAAGCTGGAACCATGAATATTTTCGTGCGTATAGGTGATAAATTATTGACCGCACCTCACAACGACCGTATTCTTAATGGTGTGACCCGCCGCAGCATTATCCAGATTGCCAAAGACATGGGAATAGATGTAGAAGAACGTCGCGTGAGCATCAATGAGATCAACGAAGCTGCAAAGAATGGTGAGCTCAAGGAACTCTTTGGTAGTGGTACCGCGGCAGTGGTTGTTCCTATCAAAGGCTACAAGCACCATGATTACACCTTTGAGTTGCCAGAATTAGAAAACAGCTATTCCAACCAATTTAAAAAGGCGTTAGTGGATATTCAATACAATCGCGCACCAGACCAGCACGGCTGGCGCGTCAAAATCTAA
- the uvrB gene encoding excinuclease ABC subunit UvrB yields the protein MDFKIVSDFKPTGDQPSAIKKLVTGVKAEERYQTLLGVTGSGKTFTVANVVEEVQKPTLVLCHNKTLAAQLYSEFKAFFPENAVEYFVSYYDYYQPEAFIPTSGTYIEKDLSINEEIEKMRLSTTSSLLSGRRDIIVVASVSCLYGIGNPVEFQKNVIRLNQDQVIARTDLLKQLVQSLYSRTTAEFNRGNFRINGDTLDVFPSYADTAFRIHFFGDEIEEIERFNPTDGRVIEKYQTITIYPANMFVTSPDRLQGAIHAIQEDLVKQIDYFKEIGKPLEAKRLQERTEFDLEMIRELGYCSGIENYSRYLDGRMPGTRPFCLLDYFPDDFLMIIDESHVSVPQVGAMYGGDRSRKVNLVDYGFRLPAAMDNRPLKFEEFEALQNQVIYVSATPADYELEKSEGIVVEQIIRPTGLLDPIIEVRPSQNQIDDLVEEIRLREERDERVLVTTLTKRMAEELTKYLSRINIRCRYIHSDVDTLERVEIMSDLRKGIFDVLIGVNLLREGLDLPEVSLVAILDADKEGFLRNNRSLTQTIGRAARNVNGLAILYADKITESMQKTMDETDYRRSKQIEYNTKHGLTPTAIKKTLDSALSGKTKAVYAIEETLNLQAAEEEATYMSKPQLEQKVRDTRKRMEAAAKELDFMEAARLRDQIKMLQEKISEI from the coding sequence ATGGATTTTAAGATAGTATCAGACTTCAAGCCTACTGGCGATCAACCTAGCGCGATCAAAAAACTGGTTACTGGAGTCAAAGCAGAAGAACGTTACCAAACCCTGCTGGGTGTTACCGGAAGTGGTAAAACTTTTACGGTAGCAAATGTGGTGGAAGAGGTTCAAAAACCAACTTTGGTATTGTGTCACAACAAGACACTGGCCGCACAACTCTACTCAGAATTCAAGGCGTTTTTTCCAGAAAATGCGGTGGAGTATTTTGTGTCCTACTACGACTACTATCAGCCAGAAGCGTTCATTCCTACCAGCGGTACGTACATAGAAAAAGATCTTTCCATTAATGAAGAAATTGAGAAGATGCGACTCTCTACGACTTCTTCCCTATTGTCGGGACGTCGTGATATTATCGTAGTAGCATCTGTTTCCTGTCTTTATGGTATTGGAAATCCTGTAGAGTTTCAGAAAAACGTCATACGCCTCAATCAGGATCAAGTCATTGCTCGTACAGATCTTTTGAAGCAACTCGTTCAAAGTTTGTATTCCAGAACCACAGCGGAATTTAATCGTGGTAATTTTAGAATCAATGGGGACACCCTAGACGTGTTTCCCAGTTATGCAGATACGGCGTTTAGAATCCACTTTTTTGGCGATGAAATAGAAGAAATCGAACGCTTCAATCCAACGGATGGTCGGGTTATAGAAAAGTATCAAACCATTACCATCTATCCGGCAAACATGTTTGTGACTTCTCCAGATCGTTTGCAGGGCGCGATACACGCGATTCAAGAAGACCTGGTAAAACAAATTGACTACTTTAAGGAAATAGGTAAACCACTTGAAGCAAAACGCCTACAGGAGCGAACCGAGTTTGACCTGGAAATGATAAGGGAATTGGGCTATTGTTCTGGAATTGAAAACTACAGTAGATATCTAGACGGTAGGATGCCAGGAACACGACCCTTCTGTTTGCTAGATTATTTTCCAGATGATTTCCTGATGATCATTGATGAAAGCCACGTAAGCGTTCCACAAGTTGGTGCCATGTATGGTGGTGACAGATCCAGAAAGGTGAATTTGGTGGACTATGGATTTAGGTTGCCAGCTGCTATGGATAATCGACCTCTAAAATTTGAAGAATTTGAGGCCTTGCAAAATCAAGTGATCTACGTGAGTGCCACACCAGCCGATTATGAGCTGGAAAAAAGCGAAGGAATCGTAGTAGAGCAAATCATACGACCAACTGGCCTGCTGGATCCCATTATAGAAGTACGACCCAGTCAAAATCAAATTGACGACCTGGTTGAAGAAATAAGATTACGTGAAGAACGTGACGAGCGCGTTCTTGTCACCACGCTTACCAAGCGTATGGCAGAAGAATTGACTAAATACCTTTCCCGAATCAACATAAGATGTCGTTACATTCACAGTGATGTCGATACTCTAGAACGTGTGGAGATCATGTCAGATCTACGTAAAGGGATATTTGACGTGTTGATTGGTGTCAATCTCTTACGTGAAGGACTAGACTTACCAGAAGTATCTTTAGTTGCCATTCTAGATGCCGATAAGGAAGGTTTTCTAAGAAACAATAGATCATTGACCCAAACCATAGGTCGTGCCGCTCGTAACGTGAATGGATTAGCGATTCTATATGCAGATAAGATCACCGAGAGCATGCAAAAAACAATGGATGAAACCGATTACCGCAGATCCAAACAAATTGAGTACAACACCAAGCACGGATTAACGCCTACGGCGATCAAGAAAACTCTGGATAGTGCACTTTCAGGAAAAACCAAAGCAGTTTATGCGATCGAAGAAACGTTGAATTTGCAGGCTGCAGAAGAGGAAGCTACCTACATGTCAAAACCACAATTGGAACAAAAGGTAAGAGATACTCGTAAACGAATGGAAGCAGCCGCTAAAGAACTGGATTTCATGGAAGCGGCACGTTTGCGAGATCAAATAAAAATGCTTCAAGAAAAAATCTCTGAAATATAA
- a CDS encoding autotransporter outer membrane beta-barrel domain-containing protein translates to MKLKLLFVVTIILTISFHAMAQVGINTIEPKSLLDVVVDDPDAPKATDGILIPRVNVLPSGIEFPTIEQTGMIIYLTTIDGSNPAGFYFFNGSSFVNVNDTASGAFVNNDATGNLASNTTANIRRSGNVSIGGSLNSGRLNIEISSTEPLTGLARTALKLDNSNSSTAQGNTYGIDSNNATTPSRSTDPTDGSRGNKVGIRSIVTAAGTANHVGFLNEVFDNSSATNGGNVIGIDNKIGNIVGSGLDNYGIRSIVGDGSSTGNIYGVYSEVVGSTSTNKYSGIFIGPNFGIRNSNLAGDGYNLPTTDGLSGQVLTTNGAGVASWQSISETERSSIRTINTGTIADTDDTVLITGDISIPEASAANLGKKYTIALGLNSDNLTITTSGNGFFYPGNSSVSSTFNLNKNPLEQRSVTVQSDGTKWVIINLIRN, encoded by the coding sequence ATGAAGTTAAAATTACTTTTTGTCGTAACCATTATTCTTACGATTTCTTTCCATGCAATGGCGCAGGTTGGTATCAATACCATAGAACCCAAAAGTTTATTAGATGTTGTGGTCGATGACCCTGATGCTCCAAAAGCTACAGACGGTATACTCATACCTCGCGTTAATGTCCTTCCTTCTGGAATTGAATTTCCAACAATAGAACAAACGGGAATGATCATTTACCTAACCACAATTGATGGCAGCAACCCTGCTGGTTTTTATTTTTTTAATGGATCGAGTTTTGTCAATGTAAATGATACTGCTTCTGGAGCATTTGTAAACAATGACGCTACTGGAAATCTAGCTTCTAACACTACCGCTAATATCAGAAGGTCTGGAAATGTAAGTATAGGGGGTTCTTTGAATTCTGGAAGGTTGAACATTGAAATATCAAGCACAGAACCTCTCACGGGATTAGCAAGAACAGCATTGAAGTTAGATAATTCTAATTCTTCAACAGCACAAGGTAATACTTATGGTATTGACTCCAACAACGCAACGACACCTTCGAGGTCTACGGACCCAACAGATGGTAGTAGAGGTAATAAGGTTGGAATCAGATCCATCGTTACTGCAGCTGGAACTGCAAATCATGTTGGGTTTTTAAATGAGGTATTCGATAATTCAAGCGCAACGAACGGTGGCAATGTCATTGGTATTGACAACAAAATTGGAAACATCGTTGGAAGTGGACTAGACAATTACGGTATACGTTCGATAGTAGGTGATGGCTCAAGTACTGGCAACATTTATGGTGTGTATAGTGAAGTGGTTGGGAGCACTTCTACCAACAAGTATTCCGGTATATTTATCGGTCCAAATTTTGGAATTCGCAATTCTAATCTCGCTGGAGATGGCTACAACCTACCTACAACAGATGGTCTCAGTGGTCAAGTTCTCACTACAAATGGCGCTGGCGTTGCGAGTTGGCAATCCATATCAGAAACTGAAAGATCATCGATTAGAACTATTAATACTGGTACGATTGCAGATACAGATGATACTGTACTAATTACAGGTGACATTTCCATTCCAGAAGCATCTGCAGCTAATTTGGGTAAAAAATACACTATCGCTTTGGGTCTTAATTCCGACAATCTCACGATCACCACATCAGGAAATGGGTTCTTTTATCCTGGAAACAGCTCAGTATCATCAACTTTTAATTTGAATAAAAATCCGCTTGAACAACGAAGTGTTACAGTACAAAGCGATGGAACAAAATGGGTCATTATCAATCTCATTCGCAATTAA
- a CDS encoding Hsp20/alpha crystallin family protein — protein MKLAHRTANNWLPSLIDEMFNNDYSGGTALPLSQPAVNIAETDERFHLEMIIPGFSKEDVAIEVDKDVLTISSEVEEENEEKTEQFTRKEFTKRSFKRSFNLPETVNQDQIQGSYENGILSIELPKKEEALPQPKRMISLK, from the coding sequence ATGAAATTAGCACATAGAACAGCAAACAATTGGTTACCATCTTTAATAGATGAAATGTTTAACAACGATTATTCTGGAGGTACTGCTTTACCCTTAAGTCAACCTGCCGTGAACATCGCAGAAACCGACGAGCGTTTTCACCTTGAAATGATCATTCCTGGTTTTTCTAAGGAAGATGTTGCGATTGAAGTGGATAAGGATGTCTTGACCATATCTTCTGAGGTAGAGGAAGAGAATGAAGAAAAGACAGAGCAGTTCACCAGAAAGGAATTCACAAAGCGTTCTTTCAAAAGAAGTTTCAACCTACCGGAAACCGTGAATCAGGATCAAATCCAAGGATCTTACGAGAACGGAATTCTAAGTATTGAACTTCCCAAAAAAGAAGAAGCATTACCACAACCAAAGAGAATGATTTCTTTGAAGTAA
- a CDS encoding tellurite resistance TerB family protein — MSYTIQEKTDILKELIAMAHADDHLKKEEVEFIKAIASRIEVDEEQLRIMLDNPDKEPVQPPKQFVKRIIHFHRLMLMMHIDGNVDDSELQLLHEIALRYGIRGLTVNKLLSTMEKYPHGEIPPSELLEIHSETSN; from the coding sequence ATGTCTTATACCATACAGGAAAAAACGGATATCCTGAAAGAATTGATTGCAATGGCACATGCTGATGATCATCTTAAAAAGGAAGAAGTCGAATTTATAAAGGCGATTGCTAGTCGTATCGAGGTAGATGAAGAACAACTGCGCATAATGTTGGACAATCCTGATAAAGAACCTGTGCAACCACCTAAACAATTTGTCAAACGTATCATTCACTTTCATAGATTGATGTTAATGATGCACATTGACGGTAATGTGGACGATAGTGAACTACAACTTTTACATGAAATCGCCTTGCGTTATGGTATACGCGGCCTGACGGTCAACAAATTGTTATCTACTATGGAGAAATATCCACATGGTGAGATACCGCCTAGCGAATTGCTAGAAATTCATTCTGAGACGAGTAATTAG